A segment of the Lactobacillus sp. ESL0700 genome:
TGTTTGTCGGTAACACTGTTCCCGCTAATTTACGGACGCGCTTTGTCAAAGATATGGGCATCAGATTAGAGTGGCACAACCATTTATTGACAATACCAGAAACACTGACAATCACATTTGCAATTTTATTAGCAGTTATTATAATTGATTATCTAACACAAAAATTTAATCCTAGGGAGGCATAATGTGCAAATTAAGTTCCAAGAAGATTCATCTATTAGTCCAGAGAATCCCACGGTGATTGTAAAGGCAGCAAGTAAGCAGGCGCAGACGCTTGATATTTTGCAGTACCTTGAGCATTTTGCAGAAAATAATAAAACAGACATTATTCCGATCAAGGCAATTGACCAAATTTTCATGGTCAAAAGTAAAAGTATCATCTTGGTGGATATTGTCGACAACACCCTGCTAATCTATACAACTAACAGTGTTTTGCAGACTAAAGAAACTCTGAGTCACTTCGGCGAGAAGCTCAATCATGACCACTTTTTGCAAATTTCAAGGCATGCAATTATCAATGTTGACCATTTATTAACGCTTGAGGACAGTTTCTCTGGAAATTTAACGGCAAAATTAACGAACGACATCAAAACTAGCATTAGTCGTAAATATGTCAAAAGTTTAATGACTTTCTTGGGCATCTAGGAGGATATCATGAAAAAAACATTCGCCAACATTATCACAGAAGGAATTATTGGTATCGGCTTTGGCTCGTTTTCATACCTAGTCTTTCTTTTATTTAAATGGCAAACAACACTTCCGACAGCGCAGAATATTATTAGTGTTTGGCTGATGAGCTTTTTGATTGGGACTTTGACTGAAATTTTCGACTTTTACGGCCTGTCTATCTTAACCTTATTAGTTCACTTCTGCGGCACAGTAATCTTAGTGTTTGCCATGACGGCATACAATGGTTGGTTAGCAACCTTCAGCCATTCACCTCTTGCGTGGACATCAGTTATTGGACTCTATCTCTTTATTTGGCTAACTTTGTTCACATACCAGCACTTGTCGGTCAAACGGATCAATCAAAAACTAGCACAAAGAAACCAAAAGAAGTAATAATCACAAACAGGATAGCAAAAATGCTATCCTGTTTTTTCCTATAATATAGCCCCAACAAGTAAAGTTATTATGCTAAAATGGTTTCTAGGTGAAAAATATGATAATTGCACAAGGGCACGATTTAGAAAAACAATTCGGTGCCAATACTTTATTTAAAAACGTAAACTTTTCAATTGACGCAAACGCACGCATCGGTCTTGTTGGCCCTAATGGGGTCGGCAAGACGACGCTGCTTAAGATTATGACAGGCGAAGAAGACGCAACCCACGGCGAATTTACAATTAACAAGGGAATCGCTGTCGGCTACATTGCTCAGGAAAATAGCCTCGATGAAACCAAAACTATCTGGAACGAAATGCTGGGAGTTTTTGCTTCATTAATTAAAATGAGTGAAACCATCCAGGCAATGCAGGAAAAAATTGCTAACCATCCCGAAGATGAGACCCTGCTCAAGCAATATGACCAAATGCAATTTAACTTTGAGCAGCAAGGTGGCTACACATATCAATCCGATATTAAGAGCATCTTAAACGGTTTTAAATTTCCTGAAGATACGTGGTCCAAGGTAATTGGCAGTCTTTCTGGTGGTGAGAAAACGCGTTTGGCCTTTGTTAAATTGCTACTGCAAAAGCCGCCACTACTCTTACTTGATGAACCGACCAACTACCTCGACTTAGACACATTGGACTGGCTCGAGAACTTTCTTAAAGGTTATTCAGGCGCCATTTTGGTTGTTTCCCACGACCAGTACTTTTTGGATCATCTTGCTAACCAAATTTTTGAATTACAATTTGGTAAACTGACCGCATTCAAGGGTAACTACTCCGATTATGTTGCCCAACGAGAATTGCGCGACCGCCAGCAAGAAGAAGCTTACGAAAAGCAACAGGATAAAATCAAAAAAGATGAGGAATTCATCCAAAAGAACATTGTTCGGGCCACCACGACCAAGCGAGCACAGAGCCGGCGCAAGCAACTCGAAAAAATCGAGCGAATTAAGCCACCTAAGCATAAAAGCAAGGTGCGCATCACCTTCAAGAGTGAGCGACCATCTGGTAAAGAAGTTTTGATTCTCAGTCACTTGTCAATTGGTTATCCAACCAAAACAATGGTGCAGGATATTTCTTTTCAGGTTAATAAGGGTGACAGGGTTGCAGTTATTGGACCTAACGGGATTGGTAAATCCACTCTCTTAAAGACAATCATGAAAGATTTAACTCCCAAAAATGGTTCAATCAAGTACGGCGCTTCTCTTGATATTGGCTACTACGATCAAGAGTTGCAACAACTTGACCCAGGCAAAACCGTGCTTGATACAATTTGGGATCGACATAAGACAATGCCTGAGCGTGATGTCCGGTCAATCTTGGCCAGTTTTCTATTCACTGCTAAAGACATCGACAAGACAGTTGGGCAATTGTCTGGCGGTCAAAAGGCGCGGTTGACCTTAACCGTTTTATCACTTGAGCATAACAACTTCTTGCTGATGGACGAGCCGACCAACCACTTGGATATTGAAGCTAAAGAGGTGCTGGAACAAGCTTTGCAAAAGTTTGACGGTACCCTGCTCTTTGTCTCCCATGACCGGTACTTTATCAATCAGTTAGCCAATAAGATTGTTGCCGTTCAAGATGGTCATGCCAAAATTTACGAAGGTGACTATTCTTACTACTTAGATGAAAAGGCAAAACAAACTGCTGCATCAGCTAATGCAGTAACTACTGCTAGTCAGGATCAGGATGCTGCGCCAGAAACCACTGCTGCTAATTCTACTAAACTGTCATACCAAGAACAAAAACAGCGCGACTCACAAAAGCGCAAGTTGCAACGTCAGGTAGAAGACATTGAAGCCAAAATTGAAGAATTGGAACAAAAGGCACAAGAAATTCAAACGCAAATGGCCAATCCCGATATTGCTTCTGACTTTGGTAAATTAGGACCCCTGCAAGAGGACCTCACTGCTACTCAGTCCGAATTAGACAAAGCCAACGAAGATTGGGAGCAAGCATTAACTGAATTAGATAATTTTGAATAATGGAAAATTGATTATAATCTGAACCCCGAAATTAGGACTACCTGATTTCGGGGTTTTATTTTAGGTAAATTCCGGAAAAGATACAGAATTGGCATTTTGATTGAAAGCAAAAAGAACTAGCTTCCGATAAAATATCGTCAGCTAGTCCTAAGTGAAATTTTATAATTTATCTAATATTAAAGTTTAGCCAAGGCCATCGCAGCCTTTCTTCCCTGATGAATAATCCCGGAAACTGCTGTACCGGAACCAGGGTAATAAGGCCCTAACCAGCCACCAGCTGTTAGCCCTGCTGCATACAAACCAGTTATTGGTTCTTCGAAATTATCGACTACTTGACAGTCGGTAGTAATCTTCAAGCCACCAATTGAACCTAAATTCGTAGCCGCATTCTTAAAGGCATAATATGGACCACTAATTGCTTTTAGTCCGGTTTGCCGTGCAAATGATGAATCATGACCACTTGCTGCAGCCTGATTCCATACATTGACACTTTCTTCTAAACTATCAGCAGGCACATCAATCAGTTCAGCTAATTCTTCTAAACTATTTGCCTTTAAAACAATCCCCGCTTGTACATCTTTAGCTAAAGTGTCCTTAGTCCAAGGACTACCTTTTTCCTCAATCGAATTTTCACCAAAAATCATATAAGTAGGATGGGCCAACTGTTTTTCTTGCTCAAAAATAGCCCGATATTGATAAGCGTAGGTAGCATCTTCACAAACAAATCTCTTGCCTGCACCATTTACAAAAATGGCTGGAATTGTAGGCATCCGGTCATCTGTCCCATTGCCAGTCTTGCCGTCAAAGTCAATGCAGCCACCCATTCCAGTGATTGCTCCACCAACAGACATCCCCATGATAATGCCATCACCTGTATCGGACTTAGCCGACAAGCATGTCTTATGTTGCAAGTCATCATAGTGTTGCCGGTTCAGTTTAAATGCCAAGCTTGGATTGTTATCAATTCCAGCAGTAGCCAACACAACACCTTTTTTGGCTTTTACATTTCTTAAAGTTTCATTTTGTTTAACTTGTACACCAACGACTTTATTTTTTTCTTGGTCAAAAATTAATGAAACAATTGGTGCATTATACCAAAATTCAGCCCCATTCTTTTTGGCTTCATCTAACAAGACTTTAGACAGAATTGCTCCATTACCGGCCATTCCACCGCCTTCATATACGTGAATTCGATCGGCAAAAATATCATCATTAATGTAAGGAATATGGCAATTACCATACATGCTATTCCAATTGATTCCTAGTTTTGCTAGCCATTCGATGTTCTTAGGTGCACCTTCAGCCAAGTCCTTGACTAAATCTTCATCAACTGTTTCTTCTCCGGCTTTAATCCAATATTGTGCATGCTTTTGCGGATTATCATCCTGATATTGTGAATATTTCTTTTGATACTTTGTGCCAGCTGCTTGAATTACTCCGCCTGAATAGCTTGTTGAGCCACCAACAAGGCCAGCTTTTTCACAAAGTAAAACTGATAGCCCTTCACTTGAGGCTTGAGCGGCAGCTGCTAAACCAGCACCACCACCGCCGGCAATCACGACATCATAGCTTTCATCAAATTGGGTATCTTCAGTTAAGTAAACTTGGCGTTTTGCTGGGGATGTATTCCAAATTGCCTTCTTACCATGATATTCCGAAGCACCAGTTGCCACATCAGACTTAACTGCTTTGGGTAATTCAACATTTGGATCAGCGGCTTCTTCAGCAGCCATCTTTCCTTGATAAACTAAGTATGCTTTTTTGGCTGCATCCCTGTATGCAGTAGAACTAAAGGTAGCACCAGAAATTGCATCAACATCAACAGAATTCTTTGCTAAAATTTCACTTTTAACTCGATCAATTGCTAAACTACCGACTGTATTTTTAGCATAATCACCTGCTACACTTACAATTTTATTGTCAGCAATTTCCAATTCAGCACTTACAGTACCATGAAATCCTTGGGCTTTGCCTTGATATTCTGCCATACGTAAATTCTCCTAACTTCAAATTTATATATATATGTATTTTTATATTACCTTTTTCACAAAAAAGTGTAGCATACTATTAAAGTAAGCGCAAACAAATAAATATTAAATATAGCAAACTCCACAAAAAAGCTTTATAGCTTACGCTATAAAGCCTTTTTCCTAAATTTTTTCAAAATCACTTTTTTCAGGTAAATCAAGTGCAAAATACTTTTCTAACCATTTAGTACACAAAGTTGTCCATTGACCAACTTTCGGATTTATTTGTGATTTTGCTTCAGCAACTGCTTGAGTACCTAAACTTAAGCCATGACCACCTTCACCAAAGATATGAATTTCATAAGGAATCTTATGTTCTGCTAATACTTTTGCTAAGTTTAAAGAATTAATTGGTGTAACCAAGGGATCAGTAGCAGTTGTCCAGATAAAGAACGGAGGTGTATCACTATCAACGTGATCAACAGGACTCACTTCTCGTTCTGTTTCCTCATCAGGAAATTCTTGACCCAAAAAGGCAACATTTGAAGCTTTCATAAATGCATAATCCATTGGTGAGTCTTTTTTAGCCTTTACATCCTGATCCAATAAATGATAATCAGTAATTGCATAGCCTAAAATTGTAACTGCTGGACGTAATTCTTTTGCAGTAGCTCCCAAGTAATCAGTCAAAACTGGCTCATTAAATACAGTTGAGTACAATGCTGCAACATGGCCACCCGCTGAAAAGCCACATACTCCGATCCTTTTAGAATCAACATGCCATTTTTCAGCATTCTTTCTTATCAACAGCATTGACTGTCCTAATTCCCGAATTTGTCTCGGATATTGTGATTCTTTCTTTTCTGGTAATGGCTTAGATAAATCTGGCATAGCTAAGCTACCTTTAGAATAGGTTGTATATCTAAGTACAAAAGTATGGTAACCCTGATTAGCAAAATACATTGCCACAGGTTCTGCTTCACGATCAGAACAACTAAAATATCCTCCTCCTGGACAAATAATTAATGCTGGTCGTGGCGTTCCTTTGAGCATTTCAGGTGAATCATCTAATAAATATGCTGTTAAAGTAACGTCAGGATTATTTTTATCTAAATTAAATTTTTCAATTTGCATAATTTTACCTCATAATAATTAGTTTCTTAATTTGCTCGTTTAGCGATTTGATTACCAAATAGTTTAAATAGACAAGATGTTAGGAATAAAAATGTTCAATCTTCTTGTCACACTTGTAGATTACCATATTACTTCAAATCATAATATAGCTACTTTGAATTTTGATTAATAGTTTTAAAGCCAATCTTTATTTGCTATCTATCCTTATAAAGTTAAATAATCTTCGTTAATTGTACCTAGTATTTTAACCGAAATTTTTCAACTATCATAAACGATAACTTAGAACTCCAAAAGTCACTAGCAAATAATACTAATTTACAATTCTTAAATTCAAATAAAATCTTAAAAAAAGAATGTTAGTTTTTATCCTAACATTCCTTTTTGATGAGTTTTCCTCATGCCTTTTATTGTTCTACTAAATTAATAAAAGTAGCAAATATTAAATCATCTATCTTCCATTAATTGATATGCTTGTGCCAAAACTTTTGCACCATCCATCATTCCATATGCTTGCATATCAATTACA
Coding sequences within it:
- a CDS encoding LytTR family DNA-binding domain-containing protein; protein product: MQIKFQEDSSISPENPTVIVKAASKQAQTLDILQYLEHFAENNKTDIIPIKAIDQIFMVKSKSIILVDIVDNTLLIYTTNSVLQTKETLSHFGEKLNHDHFLQISRHAIINVDHLLTLEDSFSGNLTAKLTNDIKTSISRKYVKSLMTFLGI
- a CDS encoding DUF3021 domain-containing protein; this translates as MKKTFANIITEGIIGIGFGSFSYLVFLLFKWQTTLPTAQNIISVWLMSFLIGTLTEIFDFYGLSILTLLVHFCGTVILVFAMTAYNGWLATFSHSPLAWTSVIGLYLFIWLTLFTYQHLSVKRINQKLAQRNQKK
- the abc-f gene encoding ribosomal protection-like ABC-F family protein, whose protein sequence is MIIAQGHDLEKQFGANTLFKNVNFSIDANARIGLVGPNGVGKTTLLKIMTGEEDATHGEFTINKGIAVGYIAQENSLDETKTIWNEMLGVFASLIKMSETIQAMQEKIANHPEDETLLKQYDQMQFNFEQQGGYTYQSDIKSILNGFKFPEDTWSKVIGSLSGGEKTRLAFVKLLLQKPPLLLLDEPTNYLDLDTLDWLENFLKGYSGAILVVSHDQYFLDHLANQIFELQFGKLTAFKGNYSDYVAQRELRDRQQEEAYEKQQDKIKKDEEFIQKNIVRATTTKRAQSRRKQLEKIERIKPPKHKSKVRITFKSERPSGKEVLILSHLSIGYPTKTMVQDISFQVNKGDRVAVIGPNGIGKSTLLKTIMKDLTPKNGSIKYGASLDIGYYDQELQQLDPGKTVLDTIWDRHKTMPERDVRSILASFLFTAKDIDKTVGQLSGGQKARLTLTVLSLEHNNFLLMDEPTNHLDIEAKEVLEQALQKFDGTLLFVSHDRYFINQLANKIVAVQDGHAKIYEGDYSYYLDEKAKQTAASANAVTTASQDQDAAPETTAANSTKLSYQEQKQRDSQKRKLQRQVEDIEAKIEELEQKAQEIQTQMANPDIASDFGKLGPLQEDLTATQSELDKANEDWEQALTELDNFE
- a CDS encoding FAD-dependent oxidoreductase is translated as MAEYQGKAQGFHGTVSAELEIADNKIVSVAGDYAKNTVGSLAIDRVKSEILAKNSVDVDAISGATFSSTAYRDAAKKAYLVYQGKMAAEEAADPNVELPKAVKSDVATGASEYHGKKAIWNTSPAKRQVYLTEDTQFDESYDVVIAGGGGAGLAAAAQASSEGLSVLLCEKAGLVGGSTSYSGGVIQAAGTKYQKKYSQYQDDNPQKHAQYWIKAGEETVDEDLVKDLAEGAPKNIEWLAKLGINWNSMYGNCHIPYINDDIFADRIHVYEGGGMAGNGAILSKVLLDEAKKNGAEFWYNAPIVSLIFDQEKNKVVGVQVKQNETLRNVKAKKGVVLATAGIDNNPSLAFKLNRQHYDDLQHKTCLSAKSDTGDGIIMGMSVGGAITGMGGCIDFDGKTGNGTDDRMPTIPAIFVNGAGKRFVCEDATYAYQYRAIFEQEKQLAHPTYMIFGENSIEEKGSPWTKDTLAKDVQAGIVLKANSLEELAELIDVPADSLEESVNVWNQAAASGHDSSFARQTGLKAISGPYYAFKNAATNLGSIGGLKITTDCQVVDNFEEPITGLYAAGLTAGGWLGPYYPGSGTAVSGIIHQGRKAAMALAKL
- a CDS encoding alpha/beta hydrolase; protein product: MQIEKFNLDKNNPDVTLTAYLLDDSPEMLKGTPRPALIICPGGGYFSCSDREAEPVAMYFANQGYHTFVLRYTTYSKGSLAMPDLSKPLPEKKESQYPRQIRELGQSMLLIRKNAEKWHVDSKRIGVCGFSAGGHVAALYSTVFNEPVLTDYLGATAKELRPAVTILGYAITDYHLLDQDVKAKKDSPMDYAFMKASNVAFLGQEFPDEETEREVSPVDHVDSDTPPFFIWTTATDPLVTPINSLNLAKVLAEHKIPYEIHIFGEGGHGLSLGTQAVAEAKSQINPKVGQWTTLCTKWLEKYFALDLPEKSDFEKI